Within Fusobacterium periodonticum ATCC 33693, the genomic segment GATATATTGTTCTCAGAGGTAGGTGATTGAAAAAATGGCTAAATTTAAATTTGATGGAGATGTAGAAGTTAATGGAAATATAAAAAGTAAAAGTTCAAACACTGTTATTGAAAAAAAAGAAGAAAATTATAATCAATGGGAATTCTTTAAAAAAGTAGATGGTCTTTTGACAGATCAAATTCAAAAAATGGTAAACATACCTTCCACTCTTTTTACACCAGCTTTTTCAATGCCTTCTAAATTAATGTTTTCTAATGTCGCAAAAGTAATAGCAATTATTAAAGGTGTAATTTATAAGTTTAAAAAAATAGATGAAGCTCTTCATAAAAACAGAAATGAATCTAGTAAAAGAAAAAAAATTGTCAGATTATCAATTTTAAATGGTTTTGAAAAAGATAAGTGGATTGTTAATTATTATAAAAAAGAAAATAAAGGTGATAAATGATGTTATTTTCAATCAATGAAGATGGTGATTTAGATATAGATAATGGTAAATATTTTTCAGATTTTGTTATGTCTGATAAAATAGAAACTGATTATAGAATTTCAAGAACTTTATTATTAACTCATTTTATTCATAAAAAATGGTTAGAGGAAAATTTTATTTTATATAAAAGAAATAATTTTTCTGATTCGGAAATCAGAGAAACAATTCAAAAAAAAATAAATAATGTTTTTCAAAAATATCAAAATTTATTAGGTTCAATTAATTTTCATTTTACTAATAATAAAAGTTCTTTAAATATAATTTTTTATAAAAAAGAAAAAGAACAAAATAAATTGCTTTTACACAAAGAAATTATAATTGGCTAAGGGGTTAAAATGTATAATATAGAAAATGGAAATTTTAATATTTTTTTAGAAAAAATATCTGAAAAACTTGGATTTAAAATAGATAATTCTAGTTTTGATTATGATATTTTAAAAAGTTTATTTGAAATTAATGTTTCTTTTAAAAAGGAATACGAAAAATTATTAGATGGGATAATTTTTGAGAATTTAAAAGGCAAAGATTTAGACAACTTTTTATCATTTTTTAATATAATTAGAAAAAAAAATAATAACGATGAACTATATACATTAGTATTAAAATTTAATGTAAATAACAATTCTTTCATAATAAAAGAAGGTTGTATAATAAATATAGATAACAAAAGTTATAAAAATATAAAAACAACATCTATTAATAATGAAAAAGAATTATTAACAGTTCAAAAAATATCTAAACAGGATATAATAAAACAAATAATCGGAAATAACGGTTCAATTATATTTGATGAAAATTATGTTTCTGTTAATACTGGTAATATAAATGATGTTTCTTCTAATTTGTTGTTTTTAGGTTTCAACATTAATAATGTTGAACAAGAAACTGATTTTGAATTTCTTGAAAGAGCTAAAAATATTCTGCAATCTTATGGATATAATAATAAAGAAAAAATTAAATTCGAATTATTAAAAGACGAAAGAATAAAAAATATAAAAATTAAAGAAAATGACAATGTAACAGAAATTATAATTTATCCAAAAGAACTATCAAAAATAGATGAAATAATAAATTTTAATAAACATTTAGTTGATTACTATAAAAATTCTATTGTAGAATTAGTAAATCCAAATTTATATATATTCAATATAAAAAATATAAAAGAACAAATTTACTATATTGCATATAATGAAGAAATAATAAAAGAGCTTGAAGAATATATGAAAAGTTATTTTAATTCTGTTTTTGTTGAAAATAATAATATAATTTTCAGCAGAATAGATTTTATAGTAGAATTGAAAAAATTTTTTTCAAATAAACCTCAAATACAATTAAATTATGATCTAGTTGAAATAGAATATCAGTTTTTTTATAAAAATAATTATCAAGACTTCATTTACTCTAAAATACTAGATGACGAACTAAAAATAAAAGATGAGAATATAATTTCATTTGGAAGTGTGAGCTAATGGCAGATATTATAACAGAAATCTTTTTCAATGGAATAACTAAAGGAATAGATAAAAAACATAGTTTAACGAAAGAATTATTTTCTGCATTCACTAGTAACGAATCTGATTCTTTAAATAAATTAAAGATAATTTCTGAAGATTTACTATTTAAGGATTCAGAAAATGACATTTTGGTTAAATGTAAAAATGAAAGCCAAATAACAAAAGTATTAAAAAAATTCAGTTATCAAATAATAAAAAAAGATGATTACCCTTTTTCAGAATACAATTACGCCGGCGGAGAAAATGAAGTAAAATATATAAATAACTTTGAAGAAATATTTCCAGAAACAATAAAAATCAATAATAAAGAATTTAAATATTTTTATGAAAATTCATTTTTAATTTTATACAATGAAGAAAGTGGAAAAACTGAATATTTTTATAATATATATAACTTAAAAGTTCAAGATATTAAAATAGATAATCAATTATTTGTTTATATTTTATATAAATACAAAAACAAGCAATACTTAGCAAAAACTCATTTAGCAAAGGAATTTCTTAAATATAATGAAGAGAATTCTTATTTTCAATTAAAAGAATTATTTTTCAACATTTTAATACAAGATGACACTGATAAATTTTATAAAGAAATACTTTTTGTAAACGGAAATAAAATTTATTTATTTAACAATAAAATAAAAGAATTAAAGTTATATAAAAAATACTATTTTATTGATGGTGAATTTATTTATTTTAATCATCATGGAGAAATGAAACAATACAAAAATTATTTTCTAGAAGAAATTCAAGTTGAATATAATAATTTATATAATTATCTAAATTTTTTAGGATTAAATAATTTTAAAATAAAGAATAGAAAAATTTCTACATATGAAAAAGAAATGTTTCTAAATGTTTTTAAAAATAAATTCGATAATACATTTAATGGCGGAACTAATTATTTCATAATAAAGAATCATTATGATAACATAAACGATAAAGAAAAAAATATTTTTAAATTAAATCCAGATTTTCATATTAATTATACAGATAATTTTTTTAATATAACAGGTAATTTTACTTATAAAATGGAAAAGGGAAATTATAAAATAAATATAAGTAAAGATACTGTTACTTTACTAAAAAAAGAAAATAACATATATAAAATTTTGGATAGAATGATATTGTCTAATAATGATACATTTTATTTTTATCAATTAAAATTTCAATTAATTTCTTTTGATTTTCCAAAAAAATATGAATTTGAAATAAGTGTAACGGATGAATATCCATATAAACAACAAAAAATAAAAAAGATTTTGAAAAAATTTATTCTTCTAAAAGTAACGTTGAATATTTTTTAAATAAAGAAAACAACGAAAATTTTGATATTACATATGTAAAAAATAATTCAATTTGTTTTCAAAATCTATTTAATTGGAGTGATAAGAATTTTTTGTTCAATTCAATAAAAAGAAAATTAAAAGCTGGTGAAAAGTTTGATTTAAATAAAATAGAAGATTTTTATATTGATTCAAGTTATGAAATTAAAAATAATTTTTTATTTCCTAGAAATAATTGCACAATTACTTATACAAATATAAAAAATTATAAATTTGAATTAATAAATGATAAAAATTATATAACTGATTTTTGGATAAATAATGAAAATAAAACTTTATATTTTAAAAGAAATAAAAATCAAATAGATATAATAGAAAATCCTAATATTGCTGATTATAAGATTCATATTCCTAGTATAAAAAACTTTCTAAATAATGGAAAAACAATAAAAAATATAGATATATTAATGAATGATGAACTTGAATACATAATAGAAAATAAAAATAACATATTAGCTACAACTAAATTTCAAAATATTCCGTTATTTTATAAAGTTTACATTGAAAATTTTTCAATAGAAGAAGTAAATCTTTTTAAAGATGATGGGGTATATATTGATAATTATTTTGTTGAAGAATATAAAGACGGAGTAGTAGCTTATTTTAATAATGATAAAAATTCAAAATATTATTATGCTTCAGTTAACAGTGATGAAAAATATTATTTTGAACCAATAAAAGCTTATGAAAATATTTTAGATTATCATATTATAGAAAAAGATGGAAATATAAATTTTAAAGAATTAAAAAAAATAGAACTTGTAAGTTTTAATACAAAATTAAACAATCTTCCAACAGATTTCAATGTAAAAATATTTATATATAACACAAAAGAAAATAATGTCAAAAGAATAAATTTAGAAAAAGAAACATTAAATAGAATGTTTGAATTAAATTCTTTAACTGACAAAATTAGTATAATTCTTCCAGAACATTTTAATTTTGAAGATTTTTATTTAGTTGAATCATCAAATACATCTATAATAGATGATGAAAAAATTATTTATTTTAAAGATAATTACGATGATATTTGTTATTTATCATATGAAAAAGAAATTTTTAATATGAAAGATTTTTACAATAAAATTCAATTAAATAAGAAATATATTTTTTCAAATAATAAATTAATTGAAGATGCTAATGGAAATATTTATTTAAATAAAATATTGGATAATTCTATTTATATTGAAAAAATAAATGAAAAGTTAAATTTTGAAAAAACTATTTTTAAAACTTTTTCAACATCTGGACCAGATAAGTTTTATATAGATAATTTTAAAAGTATAGATGTTGAACATGAGTTTATAGATACAAAAAATTCTGTAAAAATTGAAAGTTTTAATAAGAAAATTAATTTTTAGAGGTGAAAATACTTGGAAAATTTAAATGATATAAAAGCATTAACTGATAACCCTATGTTTAATGCAGATAAATGGAATACCTCAATAGAACAAATAGAAACTATTATGAATTTATTAACTAAAATAAATAATAGATTTAGAGGTATTTATGACTATAAAAATAATTATAAATTAGGAGAAACTGTATTTATAGAAGAAAATCTTTATGAATTATCAAATGATTCTAGTGAACATTTTTCAGAAGTTAAAGAAGAACATATAAAATCAAAAGATATAAGTTTATATTATTTAAATAATAATAAACTAACTGATAGAAACAATAATAAAATTTCTGATGAAGAATTTGATTTTATTGTTAATAATCATTATACTAATGAAATTTTATGTATAAAAGGTAAAACTGGATATGTCTTTGATAAAGTAAGTAAAACATTAATTTTTTTAAACATATATGTAAATTCAGATATAAAATCTGCCTGTTTGGATAAATTTGCTTTTTATATTGGTTTAGATAGAAAAATAATACAAAAAAGTAAAAAAGTAGATGATATATCTCATAAGGAAATATTTACTAGTGATTTTGTTATAAAAGATATTACTTGTAATGTAGATTATATTTTTGTTCTTTTATCTGATAATACAATAAATGTAATAAATAAAAAAGATAAAAGTGTTTTAAGAAAATACAACACTAATGTAAATTTTAGCGAAAAAGTAAAAATAAAAATTACAAGTAGTAATAATTTATTTATATTTGATGAAAATATACTTTATACTTATAGATTCTCTAATAATGATTTTATAAATGTTAATAAAATAAAATATACACCAAATAAAGAAGTAAAAGCTTTAGAATGCTTTACTCCTTATCTTTATTTTATAGGAAATGATAATAATTTTATTTGTTGTAAAGATACTCTTCATCCGTTACTTAAAACAGAATTAAGATATATTTTAAGTAAAAATAATATGATAATAGAAGATTTATACTCTTATATAAACCCAAAGAATAATGTTTTTGATAATTCAAAAATGATTTTGAAAAATAAAGAAATAGCTCACATTATTAAAAATAAAGGTTTAGAAATAGATTCTAATAGATTGATCTATAAAATTAATGATGAAATAATTAACAAAACACTATATTTGAAAATAGATTCTAACATTTCAGACGAAACAATTATGTTAAAAGTTTCAAAGAATAAATTAATAAATTTAGCTATTAAACAAACTGGGCCTAAAGAAATTTTTATAGATATTTTTAATAACGAAATTAAAATTTGTATTTATAAAAATAAAAATCTTATAAAAGAAGAAAAAATAAATTTATTACCAGCATTAAATTCTGAAATTACTTTGGAGTTTATATCTAATAGTTCTGATACTTATATAATTGAAAGTATAGTTATTTTTAATAACATTTTAAGTAATGTAAAAAAGAATACAGTAATTGATAATATTTTATTTTTACCTAATATAGAAAATAAAACTAGTTTTTTACCATATTCTATTGTTACAAATGATATTAACGGTTCTCCCATTTTGAAACTTTCTGGTAATAGTTTATTAACTGATAATTCTGGATTAAAAGTTAATTTAGTACAAGACATAAAAGATGAACCTAAAGAAGAAGACAAAGAAAAAATATTATCTTTATATGGATTAAAAAATTTTAAAAATAATTTTGAATTAAGTTTTTCAAAAACATTAACTGATGAATTAAAAAAAGAAAAAAAAATAAATTGGGATTTATTAGAAAATGTTCCAGAGGCTACAACTTCTAAAAGAGGTTTAGTTTTATTAAATACAGATGTAAATGACGAAAGCGCATTTAAAGCCGCTACTCCTAAAATGGTAAAAGAAGTTGCTCGTTTAACTGATTCTAAAATAGATACTTTTAAAAAAACAAAAATAGAAGCTTTAGAAAATGAAATTTCAAATATTAAGAATGTAACATTAACTAAACTTTATGATGATATAAATAATTTCAATACAAAAGTTACTAATGAAATAAATAAATTAAATTTAACTATTGATGCTCCTAATAGTTATTTAAATAAAGAAATAGGCGGTATAGTAAAAGGTGATTTAATTGTAAGAAATATAAATTTAAGTAACAACATAATAGCAATTAAAAAAAATATTGATGAAGTAGCTTCTGTAAGATTTGGAAATGGTTATATAACTCACAGTTCACAAGGTTCTGGTGTTGACAGCTTCAAAATATCATCATCTAATTCTCCTAATGATAATGCTGGAGGAGTTGATTTTGGATATACTCAAGACAATACATTTAATAGAACCTCTTTTATTTCATCTTCTGGTGTTGGTTCGTTTAAAATGATAACAACTGGTTCAGATGTAAATGTTGGAAGAAATATAAAATTATCTGGAGATTTATTTTTAACCTCTGATAGAAGAATCAAAAGAGAAATAAAAAAAGTAGATAATGCTTTAGAAAAGATTTCTAAATTAAATGGGTATACTTTTTATAAAGAAGGATTTAAAAATAAAACTGCAGGAATTATTGCTCAAGAAGTTAAAGAAGTGTTTCCGGAATTAGTAAATGAAAAAAATAATATATTAGAAGTTAATTATAATGGGTTACATTCATTATTAATAGAAGCTATAAAGGAATTAAACTTAAAGATTAATAACTTACAAAATAAAATAGAAAATTTGAAAGGATAATTTATGAAAATAATTGTTGAAAAAAGAAATAATAGATACTTTGCAATTATTAAAAATATTAATTCTAATATTCCAAAAAAAATAATAATTACAAAATCTTGGGATTCTACTTTTTTAAAAGAAAAGATTTTAAATTATGATATTTTAAATAATGAATTAAATATAAAAGAAAAATCTTATGATTTGTTAAATTTTGAAATAGAATTAGAACCTATTTCTAATTTTCAAGATTATTATAAATTCAACATAATAACTGATAATGATATAAGTTATCCTTTCTATATAGATTATAATTTGTTTTATAATATATCTATAAGCGATTTTTTATATTTTTATGAATTTAAAACCTTAGATTTAGTTATTGATGAAAATTTTAAATATGATTTCTTTATTCTTGGAAATTTTGGTGATAAACACTTAATTAGAATAAATAAAGTTATAGGTAACAAAATACTATTTAATATACCAAAAAAAGAAACATTAAACAGTGAATTTTACTATATAGTTGTAGAAAAAAATGGTGAAAAAATTCTAAAAGATTATTTTGGAATATACATAGATAAACATCCTATAAATTTTATAATTCAGCTTGATGATTTTGGAGAATATTATAAGTGTTCAATCAATACTAAACATAAATACAATATTATCAAAAAACTTTCAATAGAATATGATAAAAAAACTTTTAATGTTTTAAATAATTATTCAACATATTTTTTCATATCAAAAAATGATTTTAAAAAACCAATAGAATTAAAAATAAATGCTACTATTCAAGAAGATTATATAAATTCAAAACCTATAAAAAAGAATTTTTTGATTTTAAAAGATTTAATTAACAAAAAACAAATAGAAATTACTAACTTTCAAAAAGAATATAATTTTCAATTAGATACGTATTCATTTAATTGGAATGTTAATATTTTAGAAAATTTTAAATATAAAATAGTAATAGGGAATGAAGTTATTTATAGCGATTTAAATTATATTTCTGTAAATAATTTTAAAAAATATGATAATGGATTATCAAAAATTAATTTAGAATTTTATATAGGTACAAATAATAAATATTTTCTATTAGATAAAAAAGAAATAGAAAACCCTTATTTTATATACAAATCACAAAATTTTATTCCAGAAATTGATTATAGCGGTTATGTTAATTCTAAAGAACAATTTGGAATTATAAAATGGACTATACCTAATTATAAATACTATTCTATGATTAGTTTTTATGGAAATATTTCTAAATCTTTTTTAGATGAAAATATAAAGCCTTGGATATTACCACAAGAATTGATTTTAGAAAAAAATAAAGATGAATTTAGTAAAAGATATAATGATTTAAATAAAATTTACAATTATGATTTCGAGAATGGTAAAGAAACATTAAATGGTATTCCTTCAAATTCATCTATTTCATATAAAACAAAAGAAAATAATTTTATTTTTGTAGGAACTAATAACTATATAAAAATACCTAAAATATTTTTAAATTCATCTGAAAAAATAAAATTTAAGGTTAAAATATTAGATGCTTGGTTCAAAGAACAAGGTGAAAATTTTGTTGAATTTAAAATTCCTACAACTTCTAATCCTTTATTAGATGATGATATTAGATTAATAAGAAATCAAAATATACAATTTGGAGAAAATGGAACTATAGGTATTTACAATTCTTTAAAAAATATAGGACCATTAGAAGTTGAAAAGTTTTATGGTGAAAATAAAACTTTTTTAGAAACACCATTATTTGATAAGTTAAATACTGATTTAAATAATGTTTCTTTATATTATTATTTAAATACAAATTATGGTAAAACATTAGATTTAAAAATAAAAAGAAGTTCTAATCATAAATCTTTAAAATATAAAATCATAAAAGATGGAAAAGAAATATTAGCTGAAAGTGTATATGATTTTATTGGAGATAATTTTAATGAAAATTTAATAAAAATACAAAAAAATATTTTTAAAGAAGAAGGGAAATATTCAATGATTCTTAAAACAATAAATCCTTATGAAGTTGAAAGTGAAGAAAAAATTATAAATTTTTATGTTTATAATGAAAAACCTAAACAAGTAGTTATTAATATTCCAGAAGAACAACATAGAATTGAAGATGGAAAAATAGTAATAAATAGAAAATATTTTTCAATAGATGTTATAAACAATTCACATTCTAAAAAATATAGTGGTTGGGAATTTAAAGAGGTTCATTTTTATTTTAGAGAAAATTCAAATGCTAGTACATATAATAATTACCCAGATTATGTAATTCAAGCTTCAAAAGAATACGGAACTATTAAAATGGTAAATAAAACTCCATTTGAAAATGGTGAATATAAATGTAAAATAATAGCTTACGATTATTCTGGAAATGAAGGAATTCCTTATGAATTTGAATTTAAGTTAATATCAGAAATGATAGTTAGACCAGAAAAAGAATTAACTAATAAAATAAATGAAGAATTTAAATTTGAAATAAAAAAAGCAGAAGATAGTGATGGATATTTCTATGTTTTAGCTTATTCTCCAGATGGAATACAAGAATATCAACACGAAAATAATTTTACAAAAATAGAAGATTCTTATTATCTGAACAATCTAAGTACTAATGAATGGACATCCAAAAACGTTACTTGGTTAAAAGATAGTAATCATAAAG encodes:
- a CDS encoding tail fiber domain-containing protein gives rise to the protein MENLNDIKALTDNPMFNADKWNTSIEQIETIMNLLTKINNRFRGIYDYKNNYKLGETVFIEENLYELSNDSSEHFSEVKEEHIKSKDISLYYLNNNKLTDRNNNKISDEEFDFIVNNHYTNEILCIKGKTGYVFDKVSKTLIFLNIYVNSDIKSACLDKFAFYIGLDRKIIQKSKKVDDISHKEIFTSDFVIKDITCNVDYIFVLLSDNTINVINKKDKSVLRKYNTNVNFSEKVKIKITSSNNLFIFDENILYTYRFSNNDFINVNKIKYTPNKEVKALECFTPYLYFIGNDNNFICCKDTLHPLLKTELRYILSKNNMIIEDLYSYINPKNNVFDNSKMILKNKEIAHIIKNKGLEIDSNRLIYKINDEIINKTLYLKIDSNISDETIMLKVSKNKLINLAIKQTGPKEIFIDIFNNEIKICIYKNKNLIKEEKINLLPALNSEITLEFISNSSDTYIIESIVIFNNILSNVKKNTVIDNILFLPNIENKTSFLPYSIVTNDINGSPILKLSGNSLLTDNSGLKVNLVQDIKDEPKEEDKEKILSLYGLKNFKNNFELSFSKTLTDELKKEKKINWDLLENVPEATTSKRGLVLLNTDVNDESAFKAATPKMVKEVARLTDSKIDTFKKTKIEALENEISNIKNVTLTKLYDDINNFNTKVTNEINKLNLTIDAPNSYLNKEIGGIVKGDLIVRNINLSNNIIAIKKNIDEVASVRFGNGYITHSSQGSGVDSFKISSSNSPNDNAGGVDFGYTQDNTFNRTSFISSSGVGSFKMITTGSDVNVGRNIKLSGDLFLTSDRRIKREIKKVDNALEKISKLNGYTFYKEGFKNKTAGIIAQEVKEVFPELVNEKNNILEVNYNGLHSLLIEAIKELNLKINNLQNKIENLKG